In Oryzias latipes chromosome 10, ASM223467v1, the genomic window AAACATGTTATCTTTTCAAATTGAGAATAATATTTTTTGGaagataaattatttttgatGTTTCATGTCAAAGTCAAAGAATTTTCAAGGACACTGCAGGGAGTTGAACCCCGTCTGGCTGAAGCCAGAGTACCAACTACCAGtgccttttgcttttttgacagAACATGGAAGCAAAACCTGTATTTCAACCTGCATTAGACTTCTAATGATCAAACACATTTGAAGTGAATGTCAATCCAATTGCTTTAAAAAGCTGTTAGAAATTAGGTGTCTGTGTCACATGCTTGTTGAAATACAGTAAAAGAAACCGaacatttgaacatgaacacatgcATTGAAGAACAAAAATCAAGAACTTACCCTTTAAAATAGATATGCCATTTAATATGACATTTAACATGAAAGAAAGTTATAAAATAATGTTTCCCAGAAAATGCACTCCATCAtgtttcaccccccccccccttttcacTAGAAACAAATCCAACGACAATTCCCCACCCTACAATAAACACCAGGCTGTCTCCAGCAGAAAACTCCCCCCTCTAGGATGCACTAAATGAACAGAGGATCCCCTCGTGGTCACTAAAGTAAATTTGACTGACCACGGCCTTGACAGTAAATTTGGAAGTTTTGGCATAGACATGATCTATGATGGTTTCCCCCCTCTCTGTTGTGGGAGAAGTGACATGCTGCCTGAAGCCTCTGTCCGTCATCAGATTAAAAATGGAAGAGGACTTCAGGATGTCTTCATTAAAATCTCCCATCACTACTACTGATTCACTTTGAGTTTCTAACCAAAGTACTAAATCCTGTAGGTGGGATCTAAACAGCACTACAGGATAGGAGGGGGGCCGATACACTACAGCTAACACTAAATTTAGAGCCAGACTCCTGTAAACAATACACTCCAAATTAAGGTCTGGCTTCTCCAGAATTTGGTAGTCTCCTCCGTCCGTACAGTAGATCCCAACCCCACCATGTTGCTGGCTCTTCAGGCCAACTAATGCTGGGTTGGTTCCACTGTAGGAAACCCCTCTCGGACGGCTGTGGAAACTGAAGCCGTCCATTTGGACAGCTTCTAAGGCAGAACTAGGGGTCAGCCATGTCTCCGTCACAGCAATGCAGTtaggctgcagctgctgtgtaCAGTGGGCCAGATAGGAGACATGTCTGCATAATCCCTGAACATTCAGCAGGAAAACTCTGAAAGAAGACGGGTCACATCTTTCACCACTCAGGAGGGGGGGCatcttctgcagagcagccttCGCATGTTTATTGCAGTAAATCGCCTTTTCCTTAAAATCCCGAATGATTAACCCCTCGATGGTCCTGACCCGACTCACAGCAACATACACCTGTCCAGCAGCAAAGATCTTGTTAAAGGAGACCACAGCCTTGTCCACGGTCAGGCCTTGTACCTTGTGGACGGTACAAGCCCATGCCAGCTTGAGTGGGAACTGTCTCCTCATCCCCCCCTTTTGGCTCACCCGCTCTTCCTCGGGCTCTATAGCAGTGGAACCAGGCAAGTCGGCTTTGGCACACGTTCTCCGAGCTATTTTCCCAATTTCCTCGTCGTCAAATTTCACATAAACATATTTTGGAAACCCCCCCTCTGTGTAAGATTCAATGTGGGTGACTATGCCGCATGCCCCATTTACCAATCCATCTGTGATGTCTAAATTTTTGCATAGCATCACTCGAGCGTTGACTCCCAATAACAGCCTCTCTTCCAAACAgctgttcttcacttttttATGATGCCCACTCATCAGTTGCAGTTTACCCGTCTCTTTACTCGGGATAAAGTCTTCTGCAACAATTTCACAATAATTTTCACATGTAATTTTCAGCTGCTCCAAGTTGTGTTGAAACACTTGGGCATTGGTGGGGAAAATGTGCAAAGCCGTGCTGTCCTCGCCCGTTTCACACTGCTTCAGCATTTGCACATCACTGGGCAACAATTTAGTGTCTTTTGTACGCGTCCTAAGCCTGTTTAACATCTGTGCAAATGCTTGGTCTTTCTGTCGGACGATCTCTCTCAGTTCAACCACTTTGAAGCACATGGACCACAAATTTAGCTCAGATTTGTCTGCATAAAGTGGTTTCCCTCTAACGGGAGGCAACTGATAGAAATCTCCAACAGCGATAATTGACACTTTTCCAAATGGGGAAAAGTCACCTGTTTGTTTAATTTGTCGCAGTCTGCCGTGGATGTAGATCAATAGTCTGTGGTCCACCATGGAAATCTCATCAATGATCAAAATCTGCAAATCGTGGTACTTAACGCGCATAGAATTAAGTTTCTCCTCGCCCAAAGGAGAGTACGGCAGACGGAATTCTGTACCGATTCCAAATGTAGTGTGAATGGTTGCTGCCTTCAGACTGTAGGCAGCAATCCCTGTGGGGGCGGTCAGCAGAACCGACACAGCGTCCGGCTGGAGACACAGAGGTGACAGCAACCTCGTAGCCTCGTACTGGATCGCTCTGATCAGGTGGCTCTTTCCAGTCCCTGCACCGCCTGTAACAAACATGTGCAGAGGATCTGGATTCTGACCTGAGACCTTCTGTAAACACCACTCTCTGACATGTAGGAAGGTGGAGAGCTGCAGCTCATTCAGAGAGCTGATGAGCAACAGCCCCTCCTCCCTACTGAGACCGGGACTCTTCTCTAGTCGAGCAGCTTCTCCACGGAGAACATCCAGATCTGGAATGTCCTCCTGATGTTCCCCCTCTGTCCCTCTCTCTACCAGCTGCTCTCGCTGCTCCATCTCACTCTCCCGCTGCTCCAACTGGGCCCCGGGGACCAAAATGTCCCATGCAGCCTCCAAAAACTCTGCATCCGACAGCTCAGCCTGGGCCAGCTCTAACGCATCAGCCTCAAGCTCGAACTTCTCCCGGTTCCGATCAACAACACTTTCAACAGTGTGTTCACCGCTACGAAGACGCACTGTACCATTCTTATAATAATCCTGATTGAATTTGAAATCCTGCGGTTTCAGGTCGTCGTCCGTGCGATACGGGAGGAATAATTGGAGAATACTCAAATGAAACCGCTCCGGATTTTTGTGCTCGGAGAAGCGCGCATAACGGACGACTGCAGGTTTGGTGCGTGTGCGTTTTACGACCAGACCACAATTATTTTGGAGCTCTATCGCATTTTTGGAGCTTTCGTTTTTTGACAATAGCCGATATTCGGACGCGAAAGTAGCAATGCACAGGTCGTCAAATTCCTGATCGTGTGGCCTATTTTTGTACCGGTCCACGATGTTTAGCATCCACTGGGACCCGGACTCATCTTGCTGCTGcagaacagcaagcggtttgcTCATCCTAATGATGTTGTCCCCGGTTGGAATGAACACAACTTTTCTGGAGCATTCTTTTAGGTGCATATTAGCCAATCTATACACTGCTTCTTGAGCCGACACATGCCGATTGTGTAAATATACGGTGCCTAATTTCTTCAGTGTCTCTTTTGCACTGGTGTTTCCCTTTTCCGCTTCTTTTTGGGTGTTTCGCAACAACAGGCCAATTTCGCGCTCTTCTTTTGAAATGTACGAGATGATGTACACGACGCAAGCGAACGCATCAACGATGTACTGAATGTCCATGTTTGCATTCCAACATTTTAACAGGGACTTGTTGTAGGGGTTGATccagatttcatttttgtttctttttaggaCGACCTGGCTTCTCCGATGGCAGGCCCTGAACAGTTTCTCGTATATTTCCTGGTCAATTTGGAAATACTCAAAGATCTGCTCCAGGGTTTTGAATTCTGATTTGTCGTCATTAACAACGCGATTAATTTCGGTCAAAAAGTCAAATGCCTCCGCAGCAATCTGCTTCTTCATGTCAATCTTCCAGCAGATGCATTCTAATTTGGATACTTCGCCGGCTTTAACGTTCGGGTCGGTACATTTTGGGCATTTCACAATCTTTTCATCTTCGATAACAAATGTGCGGCCGGATGCTGTTTTTGGAAAGTTGAAGCGACATTTGGTCCCGCCCTTCTTACATGACTTGGTGTGGTTCCTAGAGTGCTGCTGGACAGCCAGAACAATTTCCTTCAACACTTCATCCTGAGGAATCTCGCAGGTGACGTATCTATCTATGAACGCCGCGACCTCCTCTTCCGACTCTTTCCCTATCCGTGGAGCCCCCTCaatccaaaacaaaacatgcacgTGAGGGGACCCACGCTGCTGAAACTCAATCCTATAAAAGAAATCCACAATTTTCCCTATAGGATTAGCCGGAGACATCAGGACCACCCTCAGGAAACAGTGCCAGCGGAAGTCAAACATGCGTGCTGCTGTGACACTGTTCCTGCGCAACAATTCACACCTCTCAGCCCAATCCAACTGGTCAGCTGTCTGGGTTCTCCCCTCCTGTCTTAACACAGTGTCGAGGAGATTTTTCCAACGCATGTCGGCAGCAGAGAACGAACAGAACCACGTTGGAATACCCAGCTGACGAACACAGGCCAACAGGTCCTTCTGTGTTGCCTGCCAGAATGCCGGAGTGCCTCGAATAGGCCGGAGGAAACAAAAGCCCTGATCTGCTTCCAGCAGCTTCTTCAGGGTTTTCTCAGAATGTGCATCGGCACTTACACCTTCAGATGCACttcctgatttttcttttctgagagCCACAGACACACTAGAAACAACCTTCTCCACCTCCGACATGTACTGTGCAAAAAAGATGTACTCGACGTTCTGTGCAAACCTACCGTCAGCATGGAGGatcctgttgttaaagtaacgCGATAGAGTTAATTTGAACTTTCTGCTTTCATGGTAAACGTTTTTACCATCGGGAAAGATGACAGGAAAACATTTAGCTTCATTTTCTCGATTAGTCAATAATCGGACCGGATTATTGCCTTCCGCCGGGGCCAAAttcaaaatgtcttcaaaatACTGATCCAGGACTTCTTGGCCGATGTCCACTGGGAACAGAGCAGAATCTTGGAACATGCAGTGATTCTGTCTGTCATGGAGAAGCTCATCTTCTCCATCATCGGCCTCATCCTCTTTTTTGTCCGTCTGCTTTTCTGGTTCGTTTCGATTTTCTTCTTCCAATTCTTCTTTACAAAAGTCATTGAGCCAAGCTTCATTAAAGTCTATGTCTTTGTAATATTTATTGTTGCGTTTCAAATACTGCAAGGCCCGCCTAATGTGCATGGTATCCACAAACTGATACTCATAATGACCTTTGTAAGTCAGTTTACGCTTTAATTTGACGCGCAACAGAGACCCTTCCATGTCAGACCGAGGCAGCACATTGGTCGTTTGCACCAAGTTGGCAGGAACACACGTGATTGGGCCGTGAACACCATTCTGCCCACCTTTAGGCAGAGCAAGCATCTTCATGAAAGGTATATGCAGTGCAATCAGATGCTGCTCTAGACTATTTAAACAGGCCAACTCAGGTGGGACAGGACAAACCTCCAGGTTATTACCGACCCACTCAGGCGGGGTCAGACCTCTTTTTAACTTTGAGTCGCAGCAGTGGCAAATCCAAAGAGCGCTCCTCGCCGtctctaaaaacaaacatgggCTCTCACAGTCCATGTTGCAGCGGTGCAGGTAGTCCTCACTAATGCACACATCTGCAATCTCTGCCATCTTCGCAGATTTGCTGTAAGTCTCCCTGACACACAGCAAAACCTGGTGATGGAACAGAAGTCTGTTGCACACACAGCAAACAAACTCTGGAcccttttccaccttttttagGAAGTCCTGCATGACTTCCTGAAAACTCTCcgctttctttttattcaatTGCCTCTTCTGTTGAACATTATTTATGACACTCTTTCTGAATGCAGGGTTTTCTCTGTATCGCTTTTTGATTGCAACATTAACCTTAATCTTGTGTGTGGcgtctcttttatttttgtctatgCTCAGAGCTTTCACCTTGGTCCTGTGGGCCGAGTCTCCGCTATATTTCTGTTTGCTCAGAGCTTTCACATTGGTTCTGTGTGCTGCATTATCTCTATATTTTTGTTTGCTCAGAGCTTTCACCACGATCTTGTGTGCTGCATTATCTCTATATTTTTGTTTGCTCAGAGCTTTCACCACGATCTTGTGTGCTGCATTATCTCTATATTTTTGTTTGCTCAGAGCTTTCACCATGATCTTGTGCGCTGTATTATCTCTATATTTTTGTATGCTCAGAGCTTTCATCATGGTCTTGTGTGCGGCATCGTGTCTATATTTTGCTTTCACTTTTGACTTTAACATTTCTCTATAATCTTCATTTTCAACGTAACTTATTTGTCGCCGTGTCTTAATTATCAACTTCACTTTCTGTCTGTAACTTgcatctttaaaatattttttttggatGGTGTGCTTCAACCGTTCCCTCTCGTTTTCTCTGtagatttttcctttaaacttttttgttgtttgttgccTTTTTTGGGATAGAAAGTATTTAGTAGTTAAATTTCTACATTTAATCTGGCTGTCAGTTATTGAATTTGTCTGTACGCCTGTCAAATTATTGTCATCTTTGGCATATGAACGCATGtaatatgtttttggttgtttgttgGCAGAGGGACAACAACTAGCACAGCGGTCCTGTTGTGGATCTTTAACACACAAAACAGTCTCAAAATGTGTTCCACCACAATTTTCTATATAAATTGCATTTTCACATAATTGCTGACCGCTGCTCTGGTGCCGAAGCCACCTGCCATCaaacaatacaaaaacatttactcCTAACAAATCAGCCGTGGCTTGAATTTCCACGTCTGTGGCCCAAACACTAACAAACCGCATTCTAGATTTGGTTATGTACTCAGCCACAGAGGAGTACTCGCGCCCAATTACCCAGCTGTACAGATCGGGGTTTGTTTCCAATTGTTTAACGAT contains:
- the LOC101164028 gene encoding uncharacterized protein LOC101164028; this encodes MPRGKDHRRARARNFAPMDLGPTGHPSPSAPSSRSGTGFRHPVRRWPVSSATGKSHKCLVPPESPGEKFVLVVGDSHLRALVDGIVRMPGGGGMTFGFISTPGASAAELYKEVRHANIPRTPDLVCLLAPSNNLTASRTLPEAAVDFRRLLALFQSKWSKLFVLDFPPRLTVAPDLQTFLRQDFNRVAAQMGIKYLSVAEHFSLDHLELWARDGVHLSDDGGMVLLASLLWNYSALQLVEPEVQAPPPASPRPAVRRVAPKVVVREHPVSPPPTNPFEWACKVGKAKVNPASLKARPEVACAEQKASPSGADRSPLASWHGRGLEQVSCRKNKTAVCLLCPHDNISVFSIPQAAPLPVSPVRFSPAILDLMDKFYPSDLDCAGAAAPVPAGNKTSRARRRRRAVAASQRAAPRPQAEVPEHVEVKPRPSPARRARKERVPAQDRVGVTPRSPTKDVTVERPVDQDQQQRGRPAAGGKKSSKGKSCSPSCICCVVQPSSDPVILFGPSEGNSEVVAAPASCSVEAVSDSSSVDMEVGVTFGSSDDELLTSEVQEPGPVPAAGTLKFPSIRGSFHQGSELFGSNTGRQCMAISLVAAAKHTVKGVFQWDCCELDSVLLAGDQVYSDLQRQNKITDSAGFLRATDLPDQVVVDGVELSCAFGEVVSGDAKIDSGEFVDVGVLVPLKEGLARMTAKYNTCLLTLCENTCAVIAENGRWAIVDSHSRSPEGMRVPDGSSVVLFFDSVGEVHDYLQRSVEGIVLTEFEIVGVVFSASNTFNPFLGSPAESNSLNLCKESLFHDTSLDVTVESKQTATKRKMDSKIDNADPSVENLKKVKLDDVAVEEQDVIFSEPEQEIFYFNPLNRHVCQALSSMLNIEFQNFNAPPAPPIGLLGPPCTNEKIIGDGNCYFRAISQAVSGSQNSHRKIRLAIVKQLETNPDLYSWVIGREYSSVAEYITKSRMRFVSVWATDVEIQATADLLGVNVFVLFDGRWLRHQSSGQQLCENAIYIENCGGTHFETVLCVKDPQQDRCASCCPSANKQPKTYYMRSYAKDDNNLTGVQTNSITDSQIKCRNLTTKYFLSQKRQQTTKKFKGKIYRENERERLKHTIQKKYFKDASYRQKVKLIIKTRRQISYVENEDYREMLKSKVKAKYRHDAAHKTMMKALSIQKYRDNTAHKIMVKALSKQKYRDNAAHKIVVKALSKQKYRDNAAHKIVVKALSKQKYRDNAAHRTNVKALSKQKYSGDSAHRTKVKALSIDKNKRDATHKIKVNVAIKKRYRENPAFRKSVINNVQQKRQLNKKKAESFQEVMQDFLKKVEKGPEFVCCVCNRLLFHHQVLLCVRETYSKSAKMAEIADVCISEDYLHRCNMDCESPCLFLETARSALWICHCCDSKLKRGLTPPEWVGNNLEVCPVPPELACLNSLEQHLIALHIPFMKMLALPKGGQNGVHGPITCVPANLVQTTNVLPRSDMEGSLLRVKLKRKLTYKGHYEYQFVDTMHIRRALQYLKRNNKYYKDIDFNEAWLNDFCKEELEEENRNEPEKQTDKKEDEADDGEDELLHDRQNHCMFQDSALFPVDIGQEVLDQYFEDILNLAPAEGNNPVRLLTNRENEAKCFPVIFPDGKNVYHESRKFKLTLSRYFNNRILHADGRFAQNVEYIFFAQYMSEVEKVVSSVSVALRKEKSGSASEGVSADAHSEKTLKKLLEADQGFCFLRPIRGTPAFWQATQKDLLACVRQLGIPTWFCSFSAADMRWKNLLDTVLRQEGRTQTADQLDWAERCELLRRNSVTAARMFDFRWHCFLRVVLMSPANPIGKIVDFFYRIEFQQRGSPHVHVLFWIEGAPRIGKESEEEVAAFIDRYVTCEIPQDEVLKEIVLAVQQHSRNHTKSCKKGGTKCRFNFPKTASGRTFVIEDEKIVKCPKCTDPNVKAGEVSKLECICWKIDMKKQIAAEAFDFLTEINRVVNDDKSEFKTLEQIFEYFQIDQEIYEKLFRACHRRSQVVLKRNKNEIWINPYNKSLLKCWNANMDIQYIVDAFACVVYIISYISKEEREIGLLLRNTQKEAEKGNTSAKETLKKLGTVYLHNRHVSAQEAVYRLANMHLKECSRKVVFIPTGDNIIRMSKPLAVLQQQDESGSQWMLNIVDRYKNRPHDQEFDDLCIATFASEYRLLSKNESSKNAIELQNNCGLVVKRTRTKPAVVRYARFSEHKNPERFHLSILQLFLPYRTDDDLKPQDFKFNQDYYKNGTVRLRSGEHTVESVVDRNREKFELEADALELAQAELSDAEFLEAAWDILVPGAQLEQRESEMEQREQLVERGTEGEHQEDIPDLDVLRGEAARLEKSPGLSREEGLLLISSLNELQLSTFLHVREWCLQKVSGQNPDPLHMFVTGGAGTGKSHLIRAIQYEATRLLSPLCLQPDAVSVLLTAPTGIAAYSLKAATIHTTFGIGTEFRLPYSPLGEEKLNSMRVKYHDLQILIIDEISMVDHRLLIYIHGRLRQIKQTGDFSPFGKVSIIAVGDFYQLPPVRGKPLYADKSELNLWSMCFKVVELREIVRQKDQAFAQMLNRLRTRTKDTKLLPSDVQMLKQCETGEDSTALHIFPTNAQVFQHNLEQLKITCENYCEIVAEDFIPSKETGKLQLMSGHHKKVKNSCLEERLLLGVNARVMLCKNLDITDGLVNGACGIVTHIESYTEGGFPKYVYVKFDDEEIGKIARRTCAKADLPGSTAIEPEEERVSQKGGMRRQFPLKLAWACTVHKVQGLTVDKAVVSFNKIFAAGQVYVAVSRVRTIEGLIIRDFKEKAIYCNKHAKAALQKMPPLLSGERCDPSSFRVFLLNVQGLCRHVSYLAHCTQQLQPNCIAVTETWLTPSSALEAVQMDGFSFHSRPRGVSYSGTNPALVGLKSQQHGGVGIYCTDGGDYQILEKPDLNLECIVYRSLALNLVLAVVYRPPSYPVVLFRSHLQDLVLWLETQSESVVVMGDFNEDILKSSSIFNLMTDRGFRQHVTSPTTERGETIIDHVYAKTSKFTVKAVVSQIYFSDHEGILCSFSAS